One region of Rhodophyticola sp. CCM32 genomic DNA includes:
- a CDS encoding MFS transporter yields the protein MTAKAIPPAIDIDDSRAIRNVVVLVAAQAILGSQITMIFVVGGLAGLMIAPTPILATLPISMIVFGSMTTAPWLSAVMQRFGRRTGFFIGAIGGGLGSMIAGTGLYIDSFPILLIGSYFTGIYMSAQGFFRFAAADTASETFRPKAISYVMAGGLISALIGPQLVKVTADLTIIPFVGTYAVALLINLLGMAMFLFLDLPPLPRAKPGAAPARSRMELLKDPRIAVAVICGMVSYALMNLMMTSTPLAVVGCGFTTGNAADIVSTHVIAMFAPSFFTGHLIAKFGATRIVAIGLFLLAGAGVIALTGVALYQFFGALFLLGVGWNFGFIGATAMLQSAHAPEERGRVQGMNDFLVFGCVTLASLSSGILMNSGGADVVAGWTAVNIAMVPFLTLAGGALIWLSLRPRAALS from the coding sequence ATGACAGCAAAGGCCATCCCACCCGCCATTGATATCGACGACAGCCGCGCCATCCGCAATGTGGTGGTGCTTGTCGCCGCACAGGCGATTCTGGGCAGCCAGATCACCATGATTTTCGTGGTCGGCGGGCTGGCCGGGCTGATGATTGCGCCGACACCGATTCTGGCCACATTGCCGATCTCGATGATCGTTTTCGGCTCGATGACAACCGCGCCCTGGCTCTCAGCGGTGATGCAGCGCTTTGGCCGCAGGACCGGGTTCTTTATCGGCGCCATCGGTGGCGGTCTGGGCTCTATGATTGCGGGCACCGGTCTTTATATCGACAGTTTCCCGATCCTGTTGATCGGTTCATACTTCACCGGTATCTACATGTCAGCGCAGGGGTTTTTCCGTTTCGCAGCCGCCGATACCGCGTCCGAGACGTTTCGCCCCAAGGCCATTTCCTATGTCATGGCAGGCGGGCTGATCTCGGCGCTGATCGGGCCGCAGCTTGTCAAGGTCACCGCCGATCTCACCATCATCCCCTTTGTGGGCACCTATGCGGTGGCGCTGCTGATCAATCTTCTTGGCATGGCGATGTTCCTGTTTCTTGATCTGCCGCCCCTGCCGCGGGCCAAACCCGGCGCTGCTCCAGCCCGCTCCCGGATGGAGTTGCTGAAAGACCCGCGCATCGCGGTCGCGGTGATCTGCGGCATGGTCTCCTATGCGCTGATGAACCTGATGATGACCTCGACACCGCTGGCGGTTGTGGGCTGTGGTTTCACCACCGGCAACGCCGCCGATATCGTCTCGACCCATGTGATCGCGATGTTTGCGCCGTCGTTTTTCACCGGTCATCTGATCGCGAAGTTCGGTGCGACCCGCATTGTTGCCATTGGCCTGTTCCTGCTGGCCGGCGCAGGGGTGATCGCCCTGACCGGAGTCGCGCTTTACCAGTTCTTCGGCGCCCTGTTCCTGCTGGGTGTCGGCTGGAATTTCGGCTTTATCGGGGCGACGGCCATGTTGCAATCGGCCCATGCCCCGGAAGAACGCGGGCGGGTGCAGGGGATGAATGACTTTCTGGTCTTCGGCTGTGTGACCCTGGCCTCGCTCAGCTCGGGCATCCTGATGAATTCCGGCGGCGCGGATGTGGTGGCGGGCTGGACCGCGGTGAATATCGCCATGGTGCCGTTCCTGACCCTGGCCGGTGGCGCGCTGATCTGGCTGTCCCTGCGGCCAAGAGCAGCGCTGTCCTGA